cgggCAAAGAGAAATATCAGTAGTGCATACGAGATAGCTCAAGAAAATCATCCTCCAGTCTTCACCCAGAGTATCAGGGAAGTCAAGCCTCGTCAAAAACCCCAAATCATCTAGCCATTGTCCCATACTAAGCGTAGTAGGCATCGAATAAGATTTCGTCTAGGATATCGTGAAGTTTAATAGCAGCAGTAACAAGTGCCATTAGACATGCCTTCCCGGTCCTGTCAAAACGAGTTTATGTCAGAATCACTAGCTggaggagcaagaagagTCAATGACCTTGCTGGCCTAGGTGGCGTTGGCCAATGGTGACAGGATGTTCTTTAGACGGGTCTGTTCCATTTTCAACCTTGTCGTCCACTTTTTGCTCCTATTCCGGGCAGTATTACGCCCAGTGAAGCAAAGATGGTTGGATTTTAGACTAACGGAGACATCCCGATTGTCCACGGATCCGTTCCGGGGGACTCTTAAGGCGGCAAAACTActggcttttcttcctaGTACCCCAGGGCATAATAATAACCATACGTGGAGTCTTATAAAAGTCGTGACTAGTGGCTAGATTGGGTAATTGTAATGGTTAAAGTATTACATCTTGGGGCGAGTGCAGGGAACAACCTCTACTACTCTACTCGAGTCACAGAGCAAGACAAAAAATTCCAGTTATTCCCTACCCGGTTGATTTACTCAACATACTGCTTCCCGTCAAAGAGATAAAGTGGCAGAGCCCCTGCGATGGTTGCCACCCCCAGTGCAAACATCACCAGATAAACCTGTAAATAGCCCTGGCTCTGCACCCATTCTACCGCCTCATACAGGAACAGAAAAGCTACTAGGTTCTTCACCACGTTAACCAGCACCAAGCACTGCGCTGCATCCCGTTGATGCCGGTGCGCCAAGTAGGTGATGGCAATGTTAGGCGTGTAAACCGACCCGAACGAGACCATTCCGAATCCCACGGCGATAGCTGCCCAGTGTAGATGGTTCTGGCAGAAAAAGGCCAGTAGCACGCAGCCTGCGGGTCCAATTGCCATGCCCGGAATCAGAGAGAGAAGACGATCCTCGGCGCGAACCTGCCCGTAGCCCCGCCGGCGCACAATATGGTCATTGATGAGGTCGGAGAGCATGCCACCGCCATAGCAGGCTAGGAGAAAGCCGATAAGTGCGGCGACCTCCATTAGGCCGACGGCGACGGAGGAGAAAAGGTAGGGGGGCGCTTCCAGGAGGGAGGACATAGTGAAGCTACCACCATATCAGTCAACATCAGATGGCAGACAGACAGCGGGAAGGGGATACAGACATGAAGATAATCTGTGGGCTGAGGGCACATCCGTAGAGGAGGACCACCCAAATCACGGCTGGTCGGGTCAGTCCGCGCAGGGGCGCTACCATGGCCCGAAAGAAATTGAGATCGCGGTCGGCGCGGATTGGCACGATCATATCCGCCAGGGAGGGCTGGCGCACAGTATAGCCCGCCTCTGGGGGCACATTTTCGAAGAATATCTCGTTGTCGCCGTTCGCCTTTTCCGCCTCTGTCGTGTCGAGCCCGTTAGTACTGATCAGATCCCACTCTGGACGCCGGAAGTTAGACTCGGGACACAGGAAGAATATCAGAAAGATATCGGCCACCGCTAGCGCAAAGCACAACCACATGAAGGCCCGCCAGGTGCTCGATAGATATTGTACCATTAGACTATTCACTAGCGGGCCGATGGCGGTACCACCTGAGATCAAAATCACATAGCTAGGAGTGGACCGTCAGTGACCTCTCTATTTCCGCATCCGAGATTCCAGGGGGTTGCTTACATGGACATCATCGCGGCGCGCTGGTGCAGGAAGAAAATATCCGCGGCAAGCTCAGGCACGATACTCTCGCCTGCGGCGCCTGCGAACCCCTGCACGCATCGCGCCGCTAGCAGACTGGAGAAGCTCGTGGCAGTCGCACACCATACCAGTGCGCCAGTCTGGAGCGCCATGGAGAGAAGCAGTGAAGCGCGTTTACCGAATTTGTTGGCGAGAGGCACCCAGAAGATGTTACCGATACTCAGAAACAGGAAGTTATACTGATAAGGGTGGCCGACCATTAGTAACAGGCCAAAAGACACCCCGGGTGGAAACTAACAGTAAGCAACTGCACAGCAGCAGACTCGGACTTGCGATACTCCCGCATTAAGTTGGGGACAGCGACCGACAGGCCTGATCCGGCCATATTGGTTATAAAGTTTGTTAGGGAGGCCGTTATGATAGCACAGCGCTTCAGCCAGACGGGCCAGCGCAGCGGATCTCGATCATCTTGGGTCggggtggggaggagaggttgCATGCTGAtgtgggaaaagaagggcGACGGTATTGTACCTTCTACACAAGAAAGATCAGGAGAAGCAGTTTATGAGGATGTAGTTCGGACGGTTCAGAGGGGAATTGAAAGGAAGAGTAACTCGTGATACGTTGAGGGCTCTCCACCAGTAAAGAACTGAGAGTTCGCTTGACTAATGTGCCCCGGGTCTGGGGAAGCACTTCTCCGACGCTTCCCCAGACATAAGGATTGATACACACAGCTCACCTTTGAGGAAAGGTCTGTGCCAGTGTCCCTACCGATCCCCGATCCCCGACCCGCGAATATAGAACAGATGCCCCTAGCTTCATTCCCATCACTGGTGGCACTGTATCGTGCCCCAAATTTAAGGGTACCAGTCTTCGCAATAGTGGTGGTGACCAGAACGTGTGCATTCAGATGAGGTCGTCCATGTCTACGCACACTACTCCATTCAACCCACAGATGACACTCCGAGAGGTAGTGTAAGAATACCTTGCGAGACGACGTAAACAGTGACCATCGGGGTTGACCCAGGGGATTCGACATAGTAGCGGTGTGACGACCTCCAACCGCTCTACACTACGCGGTGCTGAGAGATCTGTGGACACTATTCTATTTGTACGGTAGAATGAAACTTGATCCATAGACACAATGTGGAAGACAATAGATGTAAATCAGCTGTACAATCAACCCTACGCATAAACAACATTGTTTCGCAAGGTCCCGATCTGCGAGATTTGCACGTCCATCTGAGTTCCCGGAACCAGCCACTTCGGGGGTTTAAAACCGGCGCCCACACCTAGTCCTGGTCAGCTTCACCGGCGTGCACTTCGAAATGACAAGTAACAATTGTCACTCACCTCCTGGTGTTCCCGTCATTATAACACTGCCCTTTTGCAACGTCGTGCCCTGTGACAGATAGGAGATCAAGTATTTGCAGTCGAATAGCAGATCACCCACCGTCTCATCCTGCCGCACCTCGCCATCGACAATAGTCTTCAGATGCAACTGCGACGGATCGGGGATCTCTGATGCCGCGACTAGCACAGGACCCAGGGGCGCAAAGGTGTCGAAGCCCTTGGAAAAGCCCCATTGCGGGACGACACCGGCGTAGGCGGGATCACGCTGCAACTTACGGGAGGAGATGTCGTTGCCAGCCGTATACGCCGCCACATACTCGAGGGCGTGCTCTGGGGAGACATCCTTAGCGTCCTTCCCAATGATGAGACACTACAGGCCGGTTAGGTAAATGTGAGCGCGGGTGGGGGACGGAAGATGAGACAAACCAATTCGCCCTCATAGTCCGCTTGGTCGTTCTGTGCGATCCGCGGGATCACGACGGGCTTGCCGTGGTCATGCACACAGGTATTGggcttgaagaagatgaaggggAATGGTGGCGGTTTGCGTCCGGCTTCCTTGACTATGGATTGCGAAGAAAGTTTAGAATTAGATCATGATGAAGGGGGACACGCATCAACAGTGCAAGGGGGTTTCATGACATACTATGCTTAGCGTAGTTGAGGCCCACGCAACGTAAAATGGGTACGTCGCCGGGGGCCAGCGGGGAGAGAATCTGCTTCACGATCACAACCTCGTCCGTTACGATGGTTTCGCCCGTTATATCGTATATATCCTGGCCCTGGATGACGCGGGCTTGCAGCTGATCGGCTTCGGTGATCAGCCCGAGATCGATCTTGTTCTCTGCGGGCAGGATGGGTTCGCCGCGCAAGATGCGGCCATCGAGGGCGCGAAAGCGGATCAAGCGTTTCCAAGGAAGATGCATATTTCTCTGGGTGATGTGAAAGAAGAACTGTCACCGACAGCTTGAGAATGTATACCTGCTCCAACGCATTGAACTTATCAGTGGGCGGGGAGTCGTCGGAAAGAACCCTCGGTCACTCGGTAAGCCGAAAAGCAAGTCCCGATCACTCCCCGCTGGGAAACCATAGGACACAGCCATaaccctcctcctcaaccatGTCCCACAGCAACATCATTATTCTTTTCGCCGACTTTACCATGTCGGACATTAGAGTGTGCTTTCCTGATCGCCCCCAGTTCTCAGGGTTCATGAAGCCCTGTCGCGTGGAAGGAGATGTATCCCAATTGGAGGTTTACGGTGAGATCCCCAAGGAGATTGATGGAGTCTTCTATCGGGTAATGCCTGATCCTCAACTCCCCCCTTTCATTGACAATGATCCAGTAAGCAAACATTCCACTAACctatcctcctcctcttgCCTACCAATGGAAAAGACTGACTGAGAAAAGTGGTTCAACGGAGATGGAAATGTCAGTGCCTTCCGCATCAAAGACGGCCGTGCGTCATTCCGGCAACGATACGTGAGAACTGAGAAGTTTGTGCGAGAGCGCGAGGCTCAACGCGCATTGATCGGTTAGTAGTGCATCAACCAATTCTAGTGAGACTAACACCCATCGAAGCTAACTATCCAGCCAGGCAAATACAGAAATAAGTTTACCGACGCGGTGGAGTTCAAAGTCCGCAGCACGGCCAACACTAATGTGGTCTACTTCAACGGGCAACTACTGGCTCTAAAAGAGGATTCTCCCCCTTATGCGATGGACCCTGTGACATTGGAGACCAAGGGGCTGTATGACTTCGAGGGCCAGCTGCCCAGCCTCACCTTCACTGCGCATCCAAAGTTTGACCCGGTCACCGGTGAGATGGTCTGTTTTGGATACGAAGCGCGGGGCGATGGCACCCCCGACGTGTGCTATTACAGCGTTTCACCGACTGGCAAGTTCACGGAGGTGGTCTGGCTGGTCGCGCCGGTGGTGGCGATGATTCATGACTTTGCCGTGACGGAGAACTGGGTCAGTGAGCCTGTTCCTCGAAGCGTTAGGGGATCTACACTAACACCAAATGTAGGTAGTTTTCCCAATCATACCTCAGGTCTGTGATATTCAACGCATGAAACAAGGAGGCGAGCACTGGCAGTGGAGCCCCGAGACACCACTTTATTTGGGGATCATGCCCCGTCGAGACGCCAAAGCGGGAGATGTGAAGGTATGGCAGTCTCTCGCCCTCCGTCTGGGGTTACCGGGAGTTCTAATCCAATGCAGTGGTTCCAATATAAGAATTCCTTCCCCGGTCACACAGCCAACGCCTACGAGGATGAACAGGGTCACCTGGTGATTGATTTGGGCTTGAGTGAGAAGAATGTGTTCTTCTGGTGGCCGGATGCCCAGGGAAGTGCACCGGAGCCCAGTTCGATTGTCTCCCAGCTGGTTCGGTTTACCATCGATCCCCAGTCCGAGAAGCGGGCCCTCTCGAAACCCGAAATTTTGCAGCACGGCAACTCAGAGTTCTACCGAATTGATGACCGGTTTGCTACCTGTCCCTATCGCCATTGCTACTTCGACCTGATGGACCCGCAGCTAGGTACCGATCTCGAACGGATTGGGCCTAAGTTGGGAGGTGGGTTCCCGTTATATAACGCCGTGGCCCACTTTGACAACGTCACGGGGGAAACAGAAGTCTACTTCCCAGGAGACGTCCATCTGGTCCAGGAGCCAGTATTTCTCCCACGCAAGGACTCGACTACAGAGGGGGATGGGTATATTCTGGTACTGGTCAACAACTATGAGACCATGGCAAGCGAGCTGCATCTACTGGACACGCGAGACTTCACTCGCGCGCAGGCCAAGATCCTGCTTCCGGTCCGCTTGCGCCAGGGTTTACATGGAAGCTGGGTGGATGGAAGAGATCTCAACCCATAGATAGCGTAATTGTGATAGATCTGGCGGTCATCAGTGTCGTTTCAGTATTGGAATTGAGCTATTCCAAGTAACTATCATTCCTTGTATTTGCAGACGTTGGAACATAGGAAGAAAGGTGTTCTTAAGGGTAGAGATTATAACGCCACGACACCTGTCCAACACCCTATAAAGATTTGGGTCGCTCGGGGAATTCAGAACCCTAAGTAATTCGTTCTGTTCCAATCCTAGTACATTCTTCCTTGTAATCTTAGATACTCCCGGTCTAGCCCTAGTACTATACATTTTGCAGTCCGCTCACCTACAGTGCTCAAGGCCTACTGCCGGCTAGATCTTGTATACCGGAAGGGCACCGATATTAGTGGCGCGCAGCTATTTGTAAGGACCAACGAGTGTTGCATTCTAGCTACAATCTCAATTGGGTGGTGCCTAAAAAGGTAGGATTGAACGCAAAGACTAAAGCTATCCTAGATGCAGAAATACATCCTTTTATATCCTCGTAGTCAGTATGCGCCCGCTACGCTTTAGAGTATCTCAACAACTAGCCTGCATCACACGGGGTTACCCgagagaaaaatatataaataaattagacGTTGGGGATATGCCAGTCCAGGCCCGACCTTGATGTTATTAGCAATTTGGTCGAGTGTGATTAAGAGAAAATATTCATTAGATCCCAGTAGGTGGTTAAAGTCTACAGTACATCCCTTAGCTACCTATGCAACGATCTCCATTGAAAACTCTCGCTGTCGGTACAACTGTGTCCAGAAAGACCCGGGATTCTAGGACTTGTTTAGTTCATCGACCCTACTGATGCAGAGTCACGACTTTAGTTTGGACAAACTCCTCCAACCCCCAGCGAGCGCCAAACCGACCCCAACCA
This Aspergillus flavus chromosome 1, complete sequence DNA region includes the following protein-coding sequences:
- a CDS encoding lignostilbene-alpha,beta-dioxygenase; translated protein: MSHSNIIILFADFTMSDIRVCFPDRPQFSGFMKPCRVEGDVSQLEVYGEIPKEIDGVFYRVMPDPQLPPFIDNDPWFNGDGNVSAFRIKDGRASFRQRYVRTEKFVREREAQRALIGKYRNKFTDAVEFKVRSTANTNVVYFNGQLLALKEDSPPYAMDPVTLETKGLYDFEGQLPSLTFTAHPKFDPVTGEMVCFGYEARGDGTPDVCYYSVSPTGKFTEVVWLVAPVVAMIHDFAVTENWVVFPIIPQVCDIQRMKQGGEHWQWSPETPLYLGIMPRRDAKAGDVKWFQYKNSFPGHTANAYEDEQGHLVIDLGLSEKNVFFWWPDAQGSAPEPSSIVSQLVRFTIDPQSEKRALSKPEILQHGNSEFYRIDDRFATCPYRHCYFDLMDPQLGTDLERIGPKLGGGFPLYNAVAHFDNVTGETEVYFPGDVHLVQEPVFLPRKDSTTEGDGYILVLVNNYETMASELHLLDTRDFTRAQAKILLPVRLRQGLHGSWVDGRDLNP
- a CDS encoding fumarylacetoacetate hydrolase family protein, which encodes MHLPWKRLIRFRALDGRILRGEPILPAENKIDLGLITEADQLQARVIQGQDIYDITGETIVTDEVVIVKQILSPLAPGDVPILRCVGLNYAKHIKEAGRKPPPFPFIFFKPNTCVHDHGKPVVIPRIAQNDQADYEGELCLIIGKDAKDVSPEHALEYVAAYTAGNDISSRKLQRDPAYAGVVPQWGFSKGFDTFAPLGPVLVAASEIPDPSQLHLKTIVDGEVRQDETVGDLLFDCKYLISYLSQGTTLQKGSVIMTGTPGGVGAGFKPPKWLVPGTQMDVQISQIGTLRNNVVYA
- a CDS encoding MFS transporter produces the protein MQPLLPTPTQDDRDPLRWPVWLKRCAIITASLTNFITNMAGSGLSVAVPNLMREYRKSESAAVQLLTYNFLFLSIGNIFWVPLANKFGKRASLLLSMALQTGALVWCATATSFSSLLAARCVQGFAGAAGESIVPELAADIFFLHQRAAMMSIYVILISGGTAIGPLVNSLMVQYLSSTWRAFMWLCFALAVADIFLIFFLCPESNFRRPEWDLISTNGLDTTEAEKANGDNEIFFENVPPEAGYTVRQPSLADMIVPIRADRDLNFFRAMVAPLRGLTRPAVIWVVLLYGCALSPQIIFIFTMSSLLEAPPYLFSSVAVGLMEVAALIGFLLACYGGGMLSDLINDHIVRRRGYGQVRAEDRLLSLIPGMAIGPAGCVLLAFFCQNHLHWAAIAVGFGMVSFGSVYTPNIAITYLAHRHQRDAAQCLVLVNVVKNLVAFLFLYEAVEWVQSQGYLQVYLVMFALGVATIAGALPLYLFDGKQYVE